A genomic region of Oenanthe melanoleuca isolate GR-GAL-2019-014 chromosome 25, OMel1.0, whole genome shotgun sequence contains the following coding sequences:
- the IL6R gene encoding LOW QUALITY PROTEIN: interleukin-6 receptor subunit alpha (The sequence of the model RefSeq protein was modified relative to this genomic sequence to represent the inferred CDS: inserted 1 base in 1 codon), with the protein MARPPRTLLLVLLRLLLRLAAAGRPCGPARLPRDTVLGRLGANITLTCQDEVPANASVLWQVEEQGAAGGWGRRLAEGNTLLLRRLRYEDSGHYSCSAGSRLLRSLRLLVAEPPETPQVSCYRRSHDKDVLCEWPQQEKPSPGTRAMLWVKRRFVAANATEQRCRYFSKARKFVCRVKVPPGTDDTRHLVVSTCVSNSAGGSAGKDKIITLSSVLKPDPPVNVTVEALEKAPQRLQVNWSYPPSWDPRFYWLRFQVRYRPEPAPTFMEVRPCLLAXCLSLARLPPALCPLQVDQVTTTWLDIRDAWRGTRHVVQVRAKDEFGHGAWSEWSQEAVGTPWTDPWDLTSEMEPFSSQVPMEDGTYGVTLSPRLFGEDDTNGAGGSAMESSTHPVASPYAFLVTGGSLLLGIALFVGIVVRYRQTWWTSRQETTKPEGEGQHMLVPLGLPLPTLSDTPLLSHPAPSAPGVLHTTHADFSSSGH; encoded by the exons ATGGCGCGGCCGCCGCGGACGCTGCTCCTCGTCCTCCTCCGCCTCCTGCTCCGCCTCGCCGCCGCCGGGCGGCCCTGCGGCCCCGCCA GACTGCCACGGGACACGGTGTTGGGCCGCCTGGGAGCCAACATCACACTGACCTGCCAGGACGAGGTGCCTGCAAATGCCTCGGTGCTGTGGCAGGTGGAGGAGCAGGGGGCAGCAGGGGGCTGGGGACGGCGGCTGGCCGAGGGGAACACGCTGCTCCTGCGGCGCCTGCGCTACGAGGACTCGGGGCACTACAGCTGCTCCGCGGGGAGCCGCCTGCTGCGCTCCCTGCGGCTGCTGGTGGCAG AGCCCCCTGAAACTCCCCAGGTCTCCTGCTACCGGCGGAGCCACGACAAGGATGTGCTGTGTGAGTGGCCACAGCAGGAGAAGCCATCCCCAGGGACACGGGCGATGCTCTGGGTGAAGCGGAG GTTTGTGGCTGCGAATGCCACAGAGCAGCGGTGCCGCTACTTCTCCAAGGCACGAAAGTTCGTTTGCCGGGTGAAGGTGCCACCTGGCACCGATGACACCAGACACCTTGTGGTGTCCACGTGCGTCAGCAACAGCGCTGGTGGCTCGGCCGGCAAAGACAAGATCATCACCCTCAGCAGTGTCC TGAAGCCAGACCCCCCAGTCAATGTGACAGTGGAGGCTCTGGAGAAGGCGCCGCAGCGGCTGCAGGTGAACTGGTCCTACCCCCCATCCTGGGACCCCCGTTTCTACTGGCTGCGCTTCCAGGTCCGCTACCGCCCTGAGCCCGCCCCGACCTTCATGGAGGTGAGACCCTGCCTGCTGG TGTGCCTGTCCCTGGCCAGACtacccccagccctgtgtcccctgcaggtGGATCAGGTGACAACAACGTGGCTGGACATCCGTGACGCGTGGCGAGGGACGAGGCACGTGGTGCAGGTGAGGGCCAAGGACGAGTTTGGCCACGGCGCGTGGAGTGAGTGGAGCCAGGAGGCTGTGGGCACCCCCTGGACAG ACCCTTGGGACCTCACCTCTGAAATGGAGCCCTTCAGCTCACAG GTCCCCATGGAAGATGGCACCTATGGGGTGACACTGTCCCCCAGGCTCTTCGGGGAGGATGATACTAATGGTGCTGGTG GGTCTGCCATGGAATCCAGCACCCATCCTGTGGCATCCCCCTACGCCTTCCTGGTCACTGGGGGGAGTCTGCTCCTTGGCATCGCCCTCTTTGTTGGCATTGTGGTGAG GTACAGGCAGACATGGTGGACAAGCAGGCAGGAGACAACCAAGCCAGAGGGCGAGGGGCAGCATATGCTGGTCCCCCTAGGCCTCCCCCTGCCCACACTCAGTGATACCCCTCTGCTCTCACACCCTGCCCCCTCAGCCCCTGGAGTGCTCCACACAACTCATGCAGATTTTTCCTCCTCAGGGCACTAG